ACTTAATATAATTGTACGCCAAGGATATTAGAATGAAGAAGGTCATGAGTGCTAAATTTGGAAACCCAAATTGTTAGGTATCAGTAGATTTCCCAATAAGTGAAAATGGTtcttatcttgtatttttttaggTTCCCAGATTGTGATGAGCCATATCCTCGACTTGTGGATCTGAATTTAGCTGGTGATCCTACTGAAGGAGCTCCAGTGGCAGTACAGAGGGACTATGGTTTTTGGTGTCCTCGAGAGTTGAAAATTGATCCTGATCTTGGTTATTCTTTTTTACACGTGCGTGATTGTTCACCTCCTTGTCCAAATATGTACTTTAGGAGAGAAGAACTTTCATTTGCTCGATACTTCATAGGATTGATTTCAATCATTTGCCTCTCTGCCAcgttgtttacttttttaacttttttgattgATGTCACAAGATTCCGTTATCCTGAAAGACCTATCATATTTTATGCAGTCTGCTACATGATGGTATCACTAATTTTCTTCATTGGGTTTTTGCTTGAGGACCGAGTAGCCTGCAATGCATCTAGCCCTGCACAGTATAAGGCTTCCACAGTGACACAAGGATCTCATAATAAAGCCTGTACCATGCTTTTTATGGTACTCTATTTTTTTACTATGGCTGGCAGTGTCTGGTGGGTAATTCTTACCATCACATGGTTCTTGGCAGCTGTGCCAAAGTGGGGTAGTGAAGCTATTGAGAAGAAAGCATTGCTATTTCACGCCAGTGCATGGGGCATCCCTGGAACTCTAACTATCATCCTTTTAGCGATGAATAAAATTGAAGGTGACAATATCAGTGGCGTGTGTTTTGTTGGCCTCTACGATGTTGATGCATTGAGATATTTTGTTCTTGCTCCCCTCTGCCTATATGTGGTAGTTGGAGTTTCTCTCCTCTTAGCTGGCATTATATCCCTAAACAGAGTTCGAATTGAAATTCCATTAGAAAAGGAGAACCAAGATAAGTTGGTGAAGTTTATGATCCGGATTGGTGTTTTCAGCATTCTTTATCTCGTACCACTCTTGGTTGTAATTGGATGCTACTTTTATGAGCAAGCTTACCGTGGCATCTGGGAAACAACATGGATACAAGAACGCTGCAGAGAATATCACATTCCATGTCCATATCAGGTAAGGGAAACCTTGTTCTAAATTTCAGAATGTGTAATAGTGAAAAGAAGGCATATTACTCTAAAGATCTAATCTTagctagttaaaaaaaaactgtttatgaacctatacattaaaaatttaaagataatgaACAAATATATTATAGAAAGAATGTAATATATGTGTTTCTATAAACCTCTTCCGTTTAAAAGATGACTTTTACAAGTCTAAGCTATGGGCTTTTAAGCAGTTTACTTCTGTTGTCACAAAACAGTTTGCTTGGTGATTGTTTAGAAGTGTACAGGTTTGAGGGTGAGAAGCACTTTGCCAGCTGATAAAAAGGCACTGTCTTCTGTGAAAGTTTTACTGATGGTTAAAAGAGGAATTGTTTTAACAGTTTTGCAAAAGTAATAGAATGCCGTTGTACAACTAGTTCATCTCTTAATTtgtcttggtttttcttttttgaatattttatgatttacCTTTGAATGTAAGGAGGTCAAATAATCAGTCACAGAATCATAGAATTTTAGGTCTAGAAAGAACTTTGGAGGTCTTTTATTTGAGTTTCTTCATAATTTAGAGTTCTTAAACATCTATCTCATTTGAGTCTTAGAAATGTTAAGTGACTTAGTTATATCCAAACTGGGATTTAGTGTTAGGAGAGGAATGTAGCAAGGAAACTATTCCAGAATAATTGATGCTAAGTATTTCTCTTATCTTAAAACCTTCTCTAGAAACTATGACCCTAGCtatcattctctcttccttttaagaaggaaacttctttcaagaagttttcttgagggacgcctgggtggcgcagttggttggacgactgccttcggctcagggcgtgatcctggagtcccgggatcgagtcccacatcaggctcccagctccatggggagtctgcttcgctctctgaccttctcctcgctcatgctctctctcacactctctctctcaaataaataaataaaatctttaaaaaaaaaaaaaaaaaaaagaagttttcttGAAAGAGCAATCTCCATTGCTGTCTCCTGTTCACATTCCAGGTTAGCTGTTAGAAGTGCACCAAGCCACCCTTTCATCTCCCTTCACCcttaaggttttgtttgtttgtttgtttgtttgttttaaagattttatttatttatttgacagacagagatcacaagtaggcagagaggcaggcagagagagaggaggaagctggctccccgcggagcagagagcctgatgtggggctccatcccaggaccctgggatcatgacctgagccgaaggcagaggttttaacccactgagccacacaggtgccccatcacCCTTAAGGTTTAATTACGTTTTTTAAAGTACTAACATATTATAGATAATTTTTGTCTCTTTCCCCTGCTAGACAGTGATTTCTTTGAAAGCAAGaacttgtttttcatatttttatattttttgaatatatattctGTAGGTTAGTAGATGATAACATCGAGAATGTGGCTGTATATATggagaaaagacatttttaagaaatggggGGGTgtgtgcctggtggctcagttggttgagcatctgactcttgcttttggcttgggtcatgaactcagggttgacACTGAACTCCctgtgggctctgcactcatcagggagtctacttgagattctctccctttccatcctcctctgccccacccttcactctctctctctctatctctctatctctatctctctctctgtctctccctaaaatatataaataaataaatcattttaaaaaaaaaaaggaagaaagagatggtGACAGTGGTACCAGGAGCAAGGAGTGTATGATTAGCACATAATCAATgctgataaatatttaatgactgaGAATGTCAATTTATTATTGTATAAATATTAGCTATGGGCTTTTTCAAAACAACTTATATTGAGAAACCAGAAAAAATGAATGATTGAAATTGAATTTCTTGGCAGAATGAATTATTGAAAATTCTTAATATGAGTTTTCAGACCTGAAGCTAAGTTTGGAATTTTGCCtctaatgagagagaaagagatggttcAGTTACATCATTGGCTTCTTTATATAAGTTATCTAAGATTCCAGATATATAGTATGTTAGACTATTGAAAAAACAATGtttgattataaaataatgacCTAAAAAATACCAAATCTGAAATACATAAATTGATAAATTAGTTGGGATGCCACTATTTTCAGGACATTTCTAGAATTCtttgagcattttatttatttatttattttttaattgagcatttGAACATCTTTAGAACTAGTGTGAGCTACACAGAAATCTGTGTGTGTAGTCAtggattaaaatgtgtttttcatttccaaCATATCAAAATAACATTGGAAATGAACTACTGACGATATAGTGAAAGGAATAGAGAATGACATTGTAACGATAACATGGTTATTAAGGTGTAAACTCTGGAGCACAAATCCTGGCTTCGTTATCTTATTTCACTATTTGCTAACTTTATAATCTTAGGCCAACTTCACCTCTCTCTGCTTTAgctactcatctgtaaaatgagtaatAGAATCaaattgtaataaaataataatagtactagAAACAAGCAGAATCTACTTCCTCGGGTTGTTCTTAGGAGTATATATGCACGCGTTCAGAAGAGTGCCTACTACATAATAAGTGCTCAGATGTTAGCtctcattcattttattcatttgttattgTTTCTGCtgttatttacatacatatatataaataagggaTATTAAAAACCATCCAGTACCAAGCTTTACCAGATGCCATAtttgcttcagattttcttttattttaaaattttaagtaaactctatacccatcatggggcttgaactcactaccctgagatcaagagtctcacactctaatgactgagccagccaggtgccccttgcttcaggcttttaaaagaaatctttacgGATTTGGCTGAAGCTTCCTATGTTCCCTTCCCCAATCCTGTTCCTCTTAGTCCCTGCCCAGAAACAACCATCATCCTGAATTTGGAGTATACCATTCCCATGAAAGTCTATAcatctatatgtatacatatatacaatatgtatataGCTGTGGAACAACTGTTTTACAGAAATATGTTATACAGTGATACCATACTATACGTATTTCtgtaacttgatttttttaacttaacatttAGTTTTTGAGATGTATTTATATTAATGCTGTGgctttagttcatttttatttatttttaagattttatttgagagacacagagaaagagagccaggCAGGCttgggggtcagagggaggagtAGACTTCATGCTGATCAGGGAGCTCCATGGgagcctgacctgagccaaaaggccaACAGCTGACTGAgcaacctaggtgcccctctagttcagtttttaaaatgtgtttccttttaaggaagtttatattataaaatgtttcaaatatgtGGGAGTATAGTAAATAATGTAGCAAACACGTGTGTACTCATATTCAAACTGCCTTGAAATcttaacattatattatattatatctatctggctggctggctggctagcTATGGTTGAAGACACGGTTGATGCCTGCCTGTGTTCCCATTCTTtttcctgtccctccccacagGTAACCCTTCTCGTAAAGGTGGTGCTATCATTCTTcccaatatttttatattgtggcTGAGTATTTGCAGATCTATAAAACTTGCAGtttgtaagttttaaaaatccattaagtGAAATCATTCTATAGCTTGCTTTTTTTCATTCGGTTTTATGTGTGTACTACTAATCTGTTCATTTTAACTGTcttaatctaatatatatatactgcagtctattcactcattcttttatggacatgtagtttccaatttttttGCTGTTATAAACCATTTTGCGGTGAACGTTCTTTTAATACCTATCTTCCTTGCACATGTCCCAAGAATTTCTAGGACGTATATACCAGAAAGTGAAATTATTGCATTGTAAGATACATCATCAAACCAAATGGTTATTTTAATTTACACTCATAGTTAAGTATGAATTTCCCATTTTCCCCATCATGGTGTTCTCAGGCTTTTTAGTTTTTGCCAACCTTTAAAACAATATCTCAAtcatatagtaatttttttttttaaaagattttatttatttatttgagagagagagacagtgagagagagcatgagcgaggagaaggtcagagggagaagcagactccgcatggagctgggagcctgatgtgggactcgatcccgggactgcaggatcacgccctgagccgaaggcagtcgtccaaccaactgagccacccaggcgtccctcatataGTAATTTTTATTCCCCTTGTAAGGTTGAACATGTTTTCATAGGTTTATTGGCCATTCAGGGTTTCTGCTCTGTGATTTTGctcatttcctgctttgtccattGCTCTGTTAggttatttgctttattttattttgttttactttaagatttccttttatttgagagagtgcatgggcatgagcagggggagggacagaggaagatagagaatctgaagcagattctgtgctgagtgaggagcccaatgtggggctccattccaggatgctgaggtcatgacccaagccagaatcaagagtcagacgcttaaccaactggccaTCTGGGTGCccacagcaattttttaaaatttgattttttgacTCCTATCTCTAATctcttgaaatgtattttttctacATTACGaagaagataattttatttttcatacaagTAAACACTATGCCTTTTGCACCATTTATCACATAGCCCATCTAAATTGTAATGCAACCTCTGTCACactcatatttcatttttaggctctctcttttgttccattggtctatttctGTAGCTTTGTATTAATCCCACGTTTCCCCTACCTTGCTCATCAAAATTATGTTAACCATTCTTGCCACTTCTGTATATGAATTTTACAATCAGTTTATCCCTGAAAAACATTGGGCATTttgattgaaattattttttattttaagtgaacTTGGGGGAAATTGCCATCATTGTAATactaagttttaatatttttttgtttatttatgttttcatttatttgttcccGGTACCTTATATTTTTTGTTGCAATTGTGAATGGGGTCTTTTCTCTATTATGTTTTCAAATTGATTATTGCTGGTATACAAGAATGCCATTAATTGAATTTGTGTATTGATCTTATATTAAGCATCCCTGCTGAAgttttttattaattctaattATGTAAATTCTTTTAGATATTCTTTGTAGAAGTACTGTTGTCTGCAGTAAGGAcagatttgtctttttgttgcttTCCAGTTcttatgttttaagatttttgcttttatatgcATATGTAAAATGGACTGtgagaagtttttcttttcttgtattgtCCTTGTCCAGTTTGGGTATCAAGATTATAACAGCTTCataaagtgagttttttttttaaattctctgtttTTACAGTGAGTGGAGAGGCTGTTTGCTCTTTGAAAGAGTTGGTATAGCCTCTTAAAAACTCTATCctagggggggtgcctgggtggctcaggggtttaagcctctgccttcagctcaggtcataatctcagggacctgggatcgagccccgcatcgggctctctgctcagcagggagcctgcttccctctctctctctctctctctctgcctgcctctctgtctactcgtgatctctctctgtcaaataaataaataaaatatttaaaaaaaaaaaaaaaaactctgtcctaggattttttttttttttttaagattttacttacttatttgacagagagagaaatagcgggaagggaacacaagcagggggagtgggagagggagaaacaggcttcccgctaagcaggcaacccagtgtggggctcagtcccaggatcctgggatcatgacctgagccaaaggcagatactcaacgactgagccacccaggcgcctctgtccTAGGATCTTTAAAGTAGGGAGGGAGAAGTTGTGAAAGACactaggttttttattttttattttttatttttttaaagattttatttatttgtcagagagagagggggagagagcgagcacaggcagacagagaggcaggcagaggcagagggagaagcaggctccccgccgagcaaggagcccgatgtgggactcgatcccaggacgctgggatcatgacctgagccgaaggcagctgcttaaccaactgagccacccaggcgtcccaaagacactaggttttttaaactattatttgaATTTCTTAAATAGTAATTGTTTTATTCAGGTGTTTTATGTCTTATGAAGgcattgttcattttattttttaaagattattttatctaacttttcaaatatattagtatcaagtttttcatatattttttgttttgtaaatttttaccattttttgtttgtaatGTATGTTCTCTTTATTTCACTTTGATCAGTCTTGCTAGAGGATTATCTTTTCAATTCAGtcatttctgttcttattttcttacTAATGCTTCTCttaaaattactttgtttttctaaaaaacaaaacctttaaaaggtTAACTCATgcattttcagtatttctaaattttaacttTAACCAAAAACTATTATTAACCATGTTGGTTGTTCATTCATTTTGCTTCCCATACTTGTCTTCAGGTAtatctgtgatttatttattattttttggagaaCCCTTTATTAGTTCCAATTAGGGAATCTCTTGACTTTTTTATTCTCGTTCAAGTTTTCCTAAACCTGATGAATGAACTGTTTTTTTCACACTAACACTTCATGAATTAATAATACTCATATATAgacagtttttttaaagatttttatttatttatttgatagagagagatcacaagtaggcagagaggcaggcagagagagagggggaagcaggctccccgctgagcagagagcctgatgtggggcttgatcccaggaccccgagatcatgacccgagctgaaggcagaggcttaaaccactgagccacccaggcgcccctcatatatagacatttttaaaaattttcctgcagtatgtatttttttttcccccagagttaATATTAGCCTTTTTCTTCAGCACAGTAGTTCAGAGGCTGTTCTGGAAGATAGTGCAGGTATGATTAAAGCTTTATTGTGTGTGTGATCCCATTAATTCCCTTGTGACTCTTAATTTTCAGTCTTGCTTAAGTAATAGGTGTTGAATTAAACCTGGCTATTTAAGGGTCACCTGgatagcttagttggttaagtgtctccctttggctcaggtcatggtcccagatggagccccatgttgggctccctgctcaatggaaagCCTATTTCTcaacctccctctgcccctctcccactctcatgctttctctcactctttctcaattaaatacaaataaaatctttaaatctggcttgttcaaaaaaagagagaatgctataggggcacctgggtggcttagtcagttgagtgtcctctgacccttgatttcagctcaggtcatgatctctgggatggagccttgcaccAGACTCCACACTAGGTATGgggtttgcttaagattctctttctctctctccctctacccctcccccaccttaaaaaaaaaaggaagaagaaagtgcTATAAACATCAACTGTTAATTATATAAACTTCATTGTGGCTAAAATCTATTATCTTACTTGATATCTGCAGCATCTTATGAAATAGATAGTGTGCCTTCATTTCTGCCACTTTCATGGGAGGAAGTTGACGCAGTAAGAAATCATATGTCTTACACAGAGTCTCATTAACAAAGTGTATCAGTGGTCAGCAATCTATAGCCCGCTGACAAACGATAGGGCCAACCACCtaggttgggtttttttcttttttaattatgatAAAGTATTCCCATTAAATGATAACATAAGATTTgccatttaaccatttttaagtgtattgtTCTGtgtcattaaatacattcacattgttgtgcagccATCTCCATCTCCAGgaatttttttatcttcttaaactaaaactctgtacccatcAATCAGTAATTCCCATTCTTctctgcctcccagcctctggcagccaccattctactttatGTCTATGAATTTGGCTAGTCTCGGTACTTCATAGAAATGAATCATTACAATATTTGTCctactttatgattttttaatattaaaatatcagaatttttgtattttaattcagAATTTTACTTTAGAGAAATCTTCTACAGACTTGTGAATTGAGCACTAGAGATACTATCTTCCTATTTGAAGTCAGATGCACATATAATTGAGCAAGATTTGCTAACAAGAGAATACCTAAAAGAATACCTAGCGGGCTCTGAATAATTTCTAATGAGAAGTTTTTTAAGTGTATTAAGCAATGATGTTATCCTTAGAGTAGCCGCCTCAGGTGACTTGAAgagcataatatttttatatgtttgcttTAAAATTGGTAAggttataataaaatcttttaaaaaaagattaaaattggtAAGGTTACTTAATAGTCACTTTGTATAATActgaagattttaaatatttaaaaaatgggtttgtGAAGTAGTTGATCACATTGTTTCGGAGTACTAATTGGATTTAATGCAAATTGCatgtatttaattaatttgaagaaaaatgtctGATATagtcttctaaaatatttaaaatactttataccAACTATTTATTTAGCaagaatgtgttttaaaaatgtattaagtaaTACTTGAGAAAGTAATATTTAATGCCTGAATCCAGAATTAATTATGAAATACAGCTTGAGTTGTCAGAATAATGCATATTTTACAGCTTTATTTTACAGCTTATAATCAGTAGGGTTTATTTCTAGAATATGTTTCCATCTTATGTATTATTTAAAGATCACAGTAGTTTTCCAGATacttggagttttgttttgtttttttcctttaaaaataattcccagggcccctgggtggctcagtggcttaagcctctgccttcgactcaggtcatgatcttagtgccctgggatcgatccctgcatcaagctttctgctcagtgcggagcctacttccccctttctgtgcctgctgctttgcctacttgtgatctctctctctctctgtcaaataaataaataaaatcctaaaaaaaattccCTATATTTATTTACTGCCTCTTAAGAGGCTTAAAGCATTTTATAGGAGAGTTTAAGTCTCTCCTATAGTTATTTGACTATAACATATTGGTTTTAAAATGGGCTTTGACATCATAGACTGGATTTACGTCCTGCCTCTAATAATCTGAGCCTCAATTCCTTACatgaaacacaagaaataataggTTAAATACAGTATATCTACCTCATGGGTGACTGAGAAGATTAAATGCGATACTTGTACTAGAGTGCCTTGCACCAAGACAATTCTCAATATTCTGTTGTTGGAAATACATA
The DNA window shown above is from Neovison vison isolate M4711 chromosome 11, ASM_NN_V1, whole genome shotgun sequence and carries:
- the FZD3 gene encoding frizzled-3 isoform X2; this translates as MAMSRIVFYFWPLTMFVGHIGGHSLFSCEPITLRMCQDLPYNTTFMPNLLNHYDQQTAALAMEPFHPMVNLDCSRDFRPFLCALYAPICMEYGRVTLPCRRLCQRAYSECSELMEMFGVPWPEDMECSRFPDCDEPYPRLVDLNLAGDPTEGAPVAVQRDYGFWCPRELKIDPDLGYSFLHVRDCSPPCPNMYFRREELSFARYFIGLISIICLSATLFTFLTFLIDVTRFRYPERPIIFYAVCYMMVSLIFFIGFLLEDRVACNASSPAQYKASTVTQGSHNKACTMLFMVLYFFTMAGSVWWVILTITWFLAAVPKWGSEAIEKKALLFHASAWGIPGTLTIILLAMNKIEGDNISGVCFVGLYDVDALRYFVLAPLCLYVVVGVSLLLAGIISLNRVRIEIPLEKENQDKLVKFMIRIGVFSILYLVPLLVVIGCYFYEQAYRGIWETTWIQERCREYHIPCPYQVTQMSRPDLILFLMKYLMALIVGIPSIFWVGSKKTCFEWASFFHGRRKKEIVNESRQVLQEPDFAQSLLRDPNTPIIRKSRGTSTQGTSTHASSTQLAMVDDQRSKAGSVHSKVSSYHGSLHRSRDGR
- the FZD3 gene encoding frizzled-3 isoform X1 gives rise to the protein MAMSRIVFYFWPLTMFVGHIGGHSLFSCEPITLRMCQDLPYNTTFMPNLLNHYDQQTAALAMEPFHPMVNLDCSRDFRPFLCALYAPICMEYGRVTLPCRRLCQRAYSECSELMEMFGVPWPEDMECSRFPDCDEPYPRLVDLNLAGDPTEGAPVAVQRDYGFWCPRELKIDPDLGYSFLHVRDCSPPCPNMYFRREELSFARYFIGLISIICLSATLFTFLTFLIDVTRFRYPERPIIFYAVCYMMVSLIFFIGFLLEDRVACNASSPAQYKASTVTQGSHNKACTMLFMVLYFFTMAGSVWWVILTITWFLAAVPKWGSEAIEKKALLFHASAWGIPGTLTIILLAMNKIEGDNISGVCFVGLYDVDALRYFVLAPLCLYVVVGVSLLLAGIISLNRVRIEIPLEKENQDKLVKFMIRIGVFSILYLVPLLVVIGCYFYEQAYRGIWETTWIQERCREYHIPCPYQVTQMSRPDLILFLMKYLMALIVGIPSIFWVGSKKTCFEWASFFHGRRKKEIVNESRQVLQEPDFAQSLLRDPNTPIIRKSRGTSTQGTSTHASSTQLAMVDDQRSKAGSVHSKVSSYHGSLHRSRDGRYTPCSYRGMEERLPHGSMSRLTDHSRHSSSHRLNEQSRHSSIRDLSNNPMTHITHGTSMNRVIEEDGTSA